ATGGCTATTCCTTATGCTTTTAAAATACTAGAAAACCCTATGTATGATTTAGCTGAACGTTATAATTTATTATGCATTTCATTAAATATAAAAGGTATTAATAGATTTAATCTTATTGAATTAAAATCTTTAAAAAAAACAATAGGACAAGCTTTTTCTTTTGCTTGTATGCTTTCAATAGGTGATTTTGGTGTTATTTCTTTATTTGGTAATGAGAATTTTCTTACGCTACCTTATTATCTTTATCAACAACTAAGTTCATACCGTAATAATGATGCTGCTGTAACTGTATTAATAATATTATTACTTTGTTTTAGCTTATTTATTTTGATAAAATATTTATCTGGAAAAAAATATGATTAAATTAGATAACCTTATTTATTCTTATAATAAAGTAAGAATGCAATTTGATTTTCAAGTAAGTAAAGCAGAAAAGGTTGTAATATTAGGACCTAGTGGTGCAGGAAAAAGTACTTTACTATATTTAATTGCTGGATTTAAGTTTTCACAAAGTGGAAAAATTTTATTGGATGGGAAAAATCATACTACTTCATTACCTGAAAAACGACCGGTTTCAATACTTTTTCAGGAAAATAATCTTTTCCATCATCTAACAGTTTGGCAAAATATTGCTTTAGGTATTGCACCAAATTTACATTTAGATCGAGCTCAACAAGTTGCAGTAAATAATATTATAGAACAAGTTTCATTAAATAATTGTATTCAATGCTTACCTTCTCAAATATCAGGTGGGCAGCGTCAACGTACTGCTTTAGCACGTTGTTTAATTAGAAAAAAACCAATTTTATTATTAGATGAACCATTTTCTGCCCTTGATCCAGTATTACGTAATGAAATGTTAACCTTACTTAAACAGGTATGTGATAAACATCAATTAACACTATTAATGGTATCACATAATCTAGAAGATACTAAAAAAATTGCAATTCGTGCAATATTAATTGCAGAAGAAAAAATTGCTTATGATGGTCAATTAGATAATTTGATAAATGGATTAACGCAAGAAAGCATTTTATTAGGTATAACTCCTCGTTAATAATAAAATAATTATAATAAAACTAATTAATTATGTATTTTTAAAAAGTGTAT
This genomic interval from Candidatus Arsenophonus lipoptenae contains the following:
- the thiQ gene encoding thiamine ABC transporter ATP-binding protein ThiQ — encoded protein: MIKLDNLIYSYNKVRMQFDFQVSKAEKVVILGPSGAGKSTLLYLIAGFKFSQSGKILLDGKNHTTSLPEKRPVSILFQENNLFHHLTVWQNIALGIAPNLHLDRAQQVAVNNIIEQVSLNNCIQCLPSQISGGQRQRTALARCLIRKKPILLLDEPFSALDPVLRNEMLTLLKQVCDKHQLTLLMVSHNLEDTKKIAIRAILIAEEKIAYDGQLDNLINGLTQESILLGITPR